The Fluviispira sanaruensis sequence GTGTTATTCCTGGTGTTGCGTTGAGTCAGCTTTGGACCACTGTGAGCTATGCAGAAACTGCTTTACAAATCATTTCTCTCTGTGTGGTTATTGTTGGTCTGATTGGCATGATGGTTTCTCTCTATACATCTCTCGAAAGTAGAAGAAGAGAAATGGCAATTTTAAGAGCTGTTGGGGCAGGTAAAAGTACGATTCTCATACTTTTAGTGACAGAAGCAGCTTTTTTAAGTTTATTCGGTGTCATATTCGGAGTTTTCTTAAGTTATTTTTTAGTAGGTATCGCACAACCTATTATTTTATCCCATTTCGGTATTTTGATTTCTTTTACCTCAATAGAATTTTACGAATATGTTTATTTAATTTTAGTTATTATATTATCAGTTTTTATTGGTCTTATTCCGGCTGTAAAAGCTTACAAAAACTCTCTAATCGATGGACTTAGTATTAGAATATGAAAAATGTAGCACGAAAATTTATTTCATTGATCGCTTTATCATTAACGCCAGCTTGCTTTGCAAATACCACACAGCACACAATTAAAGTGCAAACTTCGTTACCTTATATAATGGAACTGGCAAAAGAAGTCAGTTGTGATTCAAAATCTTTTGATATCAGGACCATTATTGATTTAGGTGTAGATCCACATACGTTTCATATGACTCCCAAAAATCGCATTGATTTAGCAAAATCTGATGCTGTTATTTATATCGGTGCCGATCTTGAAACGTGGCTTTTAAAAATTCGTAAAAATAAAAATGATACCAAAAAGCAAGTTTGGCTTGAACTCAGCAATGGTATGAATCTTAAAAAACTAGATGATGATAAAGAAACAACTCATAGTCACACTCACAGCGACGGCGAAGAACATCATCATGAACACAATCACCTCGAATATGACCCCCATATTTGGCAATCACCTGAACTGACAAAGGTGGCTCTTAATAAGATTGCTGCAACATTTATTTCAATGAAACCCAATGAAAAAAGTGCTATTGAGAAATGCACGCAAAATTATATGCAAAAAATCGACCAAGCTGTTCTAACCCTTAAAAAAGATATCCAAAACCTACCGGAAGACAAGCGAGTTATTGCAACCAATCACGATGCTTTAGGATATTTCGCCGAAGCTTTTGGCTTTAAAATCCTCAGCATCACTGGACTTTCTGATGAAGCTGCGCCTACGCCTGAAGAATTGAAAAAAATAATTGTAAAGATCAAAAATCAAAATGTTAAAGCTATTTTTCTTGAATCCACCGGCAACATGCGCAATATAAAAACAGTTGCTCATGAAACCGGGGTTGAAATTGGGGGTGAGCTTTACACAGACTCTTTAGGTGCAAAAGGTTCACATGCCGACACAATAATCAGCATGTGGCAGACAAACGTCAAAACCATTCTTAATGCTTTAAAGAGTTAACCTGATTAATTATATGGAAACTATATGAGTTATTTGAGCTGGGAAAATTTGGCTGTAGGCTATCCGAATAAGCATCCACTTATTCACCCTTTTTCTGGAGAAGTGAATCAACCTGGCATTTATGCTGTGGTCGGACAAAATGGCTGTGGAAAATCTACTTTACTCAAAACTTGGCTCGGACTTATTAAACCCTTGCGAGGTAAAGTCTGCATTAATAACATGCCTATTCCAAATGCTCACGATATTTCTCAAGGCATTGCCTATGTTCCCCAATTCCATGCAGTCAATCGATATTTTCATTTGACCGTGCAAGATTTTGTGAAACAAGGTTTTGGCCCACATCACAATCTCATGGAATCCGATATTGAAAAAATTTTAAATACCCTAACGGAATGGCAACTCGCCGGTTACGAAAAAAGAAGTTTTCATGAACTGAGCGGTGGTCAAAAAACCCGTGCTATGATTGCCCGCGCGATTATTTCGAAACCTAAAATGCTTTTTTTGGATGAACCTCTTGCGAGTCTTGACAGCTGCTGTCAACTTCAACTGATGGATACACTGTTTGAATTGTCCAAGGAAAAAAAAGTTTGCATTTTCATGATTGATCATCATTTTGAAAACTTTGAATCCTATATTTCAGGAAAAATCACATTTACTCGCAGACATGATCAAGAAACATCTGTTGTTTTTATCTAAAAAAGGTTACAAAATTCATGCCTCCCACTCTTTTAAACTTCATTCAAACCTTTGAATTTGAATTTGCGCAAATTGCTTTGGCTGCGACTATGCTTATCACACTCATGTGTGGCTGCCTCAGTCCTGTTGTTGTTCTTAAGCAGAGAGCTTATTTAGGTGACACTCTTTCTCACCTTGTTTTCCCAGGAGTGATTGCTGGTATTGTTCTAGCAAAATTTTCTTGTATACCTTTTTGGGCATGTATACTACTTGGTGCATCGCTTACAGCTTTTATTGGAACTTTTATTTCAGAATGGATTTTAAAAACTCTAAAAATTCCACCTGATGCTTCTGCTATTATTTGCTTAACTTCTTTCTTTGCTATGGGGATTATAGCTATCTCTAGCAATAAAGGCACTCGAATTGATCCCGAAAGCATATTATTTGGTGATGTTTTAACCTTAACTATAAATGATTTGTACATTCTCACGCTGTCTTTAATTGTGGTATTTATATCTATTATAACACTTAGAAAGCATTGGGATGCATGGCTTACTGATCCAGAATTTGCAGAAATTGCCGGATTTAAAGTTAAGTTATTAGACAAACTCTTTCCATTTCTAATGACCTTTGCCATTCTTTCTGGAATATTTGCTGTTGGTGGACTTATGATTTCTGCACTCCTCACATTGCCGACGATTATTTTTCAACCAAAGAGTGTTTTTTCTCCAATTGTTGTTTTAATAAGTTTTATTGGAGGAATTCTTGGAATTCTTATTGCATTTAGTTTTAACTGGCCTGTAGGCCCAAGTATTGTCCTCGTTGGTTTTATCACTATACTTACGAAGACTTTCGTAGTTCACCTACAGACCAAAAAGAGGATTTGAAAATGTCAGACAATATTTTTGAGCTTAAAAAAACAAAATTTCTTGAACAACGAGAGAATAACAATCTTGCTGATTCTTACAACAAAACTCATACAATTGAACAAGTTGCAGCTCTTAAAGAAGGCTCAAAAAATGTGAGCACCGCAGGCCGTATCGTTGCTATGCGTACAATGGGAAAAATCCTCTTCGCCCATATCTACGACTTTTCTGGTAAAGTGCAAATATGTGTACGTAAAACCGAAGAGACTCCTGAGGTTTTCGAAAATTTTGTTGCTAATGTTTCTATCGGAGATTTCATTGGCGCAGAAGGAGAAATGTTTGTTACTAAAACAGGTGAGCTCACTTTACGCGTAGGTTCTTGGAAACTCCTGAACAAATGCTTACGTACATTACCCGAAAAATATCATGGAATTGAAGATATCGAAACCCGCTACCGCCAACGTTATCTTGATATAATAATGAATCAAGATTCACGTGATGTCTTCAAAAAGCGCTTTGAAATTGTGAAAACAATTCGCCGTTACCTGGAAGACAGCGGATATGTCGAAGTTGAAACGCCTATCTTGCAGACAACTCCATCGGGCGCTTTGGCGCGCCCCTTTTTCACACATCACAATGCACTCGACATCGAATGTGTCATGCGCATAGCGTGCGAAACCTATCTTAAGCGCTGTATTGGCGCAGGTATGGACAAAGTTTTTGAATTTGCGCGCAGTTTCCGCAATGAAGGGGTTTCTGCAACTCACTTACAAGATTTCACAATGCTTGAATTTTATGCATCATACTGGAATGCAGAAACAATGCGCACATTTGTTGAAGGTATGATGCGTAATTTAATCGAAAAAATATTCGGGAGCGTTAAAGTCACACTAAGCGGAAACGATATCGATTTTTCTGGTAAATGGCCTGTGATTGAATATTCTGATCTTGTGAAAAAAGACTCTGGAATTGACATCACAAAATACACAAGTCGAGAATCTTTAGCGGAACAAATTAAAGCAAAAAATATTCGTCTCGACGATGATATTGAAAGTTTAAGTTGGGCAAATATGGTTGACTCTCTTTATAAAAAAGTCAGTCGTCCTAAACTTATTCAACCTTGTTTCCTTATCAAGTATCCAGTTGAAATGGCTCCACTTGCACGCCGCAATAGCAAAGACTCCAATTACGTTGACTTCTTTCAATTCCTTGTAAACGGAGTCGAACTCGTCAAAGCCTATTCCGAGCTTGTTGACCCACTTGACCAACGCGAGCGTTTTGAAGAACAAATGCAAGCGCGAGAACATGGTGACGATGAAGCTATGCCAATTGACGAAGAGTATCTCACAGCAATGGAACACGGATTTCCTCCTATTGCGGGCGTAGGCATCGGCATTGATCGCTTGACCATGATCCTCTGTGGTTGCGAGAATATAAAAGACACCATTCTATTCCCTCTACTTCGCCCCCAAACTCAAGGCCAAGAAGAAAAAGCACAAGAAAAACCAGTTGATTAAATCACTGGTTTTCTTATTTCGTCTTTATATTTATTGCTTATTTTCTAGGAAAAAATCATGGAACAACAAACGCAACGCCTTTTTATTATCGATGGCATGTCACTCCTTTTCCGTTCTTTTTACGCAATGGGATCGCGCTTGACATCACCTGATGGCAAACCAATTGGCGCAGTCTACGGATTTTTAAAAGTCTTTATTAAAATTTTAAGGGAACAAAATCCGACACACTTTGCCGTTTGTTGGGATCTCAAAGAAAAAACTTTTCGCCATGAAGTTTTTCCTCAGTACAAAGCCAATCGAGGTGAAACTCCTCCAGATATCATTCCACAAATCATTCTTATTCAAAATCTTCTGAAAGAAATAGGCCTACCTAGTTTTGCCATTCCTGGCTTTGAAGCCGATGATGTTGCAGCAACACTCGCAAAATATTTTGAACATTATGGTGAAGTTTACCTTGTGACATCTGATAAAGATTATATGCAAATCATTAATGACAAAATTAAGCTTTTTTCCTTAAAAAAAGGCGATGAGTACGATATTGTCAACGTTGACAAAGTGATCGATTATTTTGGTGTGCCTCCTGAACAAGTGATAGAGGTCCTTGCTCTTACTGGCGATGCTGTCGATAATATCCCTGGAGTCAAAGGAATTGGTGACAAAACTGCAGCAAAACTTATTCAGGAATATAAATCTATAGAAAATGTCTACGACAACCTTGATAAAATAACAAACAAAAGAGCAAAAGTATCATTAGAAAACAGCAAAGAAGAGGCACTGCTCTCCCGCTACCTTGTCACAATCAATACAGAAGTTCCTATTAACGTAAGTGAGCTTTCGTTACGTTATACTTTCGACTCATTTAAATCGAATAAACTAGCAAAAGAAAAATTTGAAGCTCTGCGCATGCACAGTCTCGTTAAAAATCTTTTTTCAGAAAAGAAGCAAGAAACAATTCAAACAAATTTATTTCATGAAGAGACAAAAACAGAACTTAAAGAAAACTCTCTACAAAAGATAATAGAAAAAAGTACCAGCAATAAAGATCACAACAACTGGGAAACGCACAAATATCATCTTGTAAAAACGAAAAATGAATTAAACGGTCTGTTCCAAAAAATTACCAACCCGAATTGTGAGTTTTTTTCATTTGACACCGAAACCACAGGACTCGATATTCTCGAAGACACTCCCATAGGCATGTCGTTCTGCTTCGAAGCCGGAGCTGCTTATTATGTAGCAGCTCACAACACCCATTTACATGGGGGTACTCTGTTGGGCTCTGAAGTTGATCTCCCTGAATACACTGTAAAAGATGTGGTTGAAGGACTTAAAACAGCATTCTCTAAGCGCACAGCACTGCTCGTAGCCCACAATCTCAAATTCGATCTTCACCAACTTAAAAATATTGGTGTTGAAATTGGCCAAGCACCTGCTTGCTGCACCATGGTTTCCGCATGGCTATGCAACCCTGCTGAAGGTGGATTTAGTTTAGATTTTTTAACTTTAAAACACTTTGATTTTCAAAAAATCCCGACGAGTGCACTCATTGGTAAAGAAACCGGCCGAAGCTCTATGCTTGATGTTCCGTTAAATGACTTGTCACTTTATGCGTGTGAAGATGCAGATGCTACATACCGACTTTGGCATAAATACAAAGATAAACTAAAAGAAAATTCCGACTTACAAAAAATCTATTATGATATTGAAATGCCAATTTTGTTACTTTTAACTGAAATGGAACGAAATGGCGTGCATATTAATTCTGAATATTTAGGTGGTCTTGCTGCAGAAATCCAAACAACTATTATGGAAATTGAAAAAGAAATTTATGAAAAAGTAGGTTTCCCATTTAAATTAACCAGCCCCAAGCAATTGGGGGATATTTTATTTGATCATTTAAAAATTCATGAAAAAATTGGTTTCAAAGGAAAATTGGCACGCACGACCCAAGGGTACAAAACCGATGCCAAAGTCCTCGAACAATTTGAAGAAGATCCAGTAGTCGCACGCATTCAACAACATAGGGAGTTGTCAAAACTTTTAACGACCTATGTGCTTGTGCTGCCGAAACTTATTAAAAAATCGACGGGACGCGTGCACACGCACTTCAATCAAATTGGCACGGCAACAGGTCGCCTTTCCAGTTCCGATCCAAACATGCAGAACATTCCTGTGCGCAGCGATTGGGGTAAAAAAGTCAGAGCCGCTTTCAACTCTTCATCTACGAAAAAATTTAATATAATTTCTGCCGATTATTCTCAGATAGAGCTTAGAGTTCTTGCTCATCTATCTGAAGATAAAAATATGCTTGCAGCCTTCCAAGCAGGTGCAGATATTCATAGACAGACGGCAGCACAAATTCTTGGAAAAAATCCAGATCAAGTGAGCGCAGAAGAACGCAGCAAAGCGAAAGCCATTAACTTTGGAATTATATATGGTATGGGATCACAGCGATTAGCAAAAGAACAAAAGATATCCTTGGCAGATGCAAAAAAGTTTATTGAAAAATATTTTGAAAATTTTGCGGGCGTCAAAAAGTATTTAGACTCTCAACGAGTAAAAGCTCATTCCACAGGACAAGTGAGCACCTATTTTGGCCGTATTCGTCCTATACCAGCAATCCTTTCTAAAAATCCTTTAGAGGCAAAACTAGCTGAAAATATGGCGATCAATTCTCCTATACAAGGCACTGCTGCTGATATTATGAAATTAGGTATGCTAGCAGTACACAAAGAAATCACAAAGCGGCAATTGAAAACAAAAATCGTTTTGCAAGTACATGACGAACTTGTCCTAGATGGTCCTACCGAAGAGTATTCAGAAATTAAAAAAATTGTTAAAGATGCTATGGAAAATGCAGTACAATTTAAAGTCCCTATGCTTGTTGAGGTGGGACATGGTGACAATTGGCTGGAGGCAAAATAACAATGGCTGGCTCAGGCTTTAAACCCTTTCAATATATTTCAAGTGCATTCAATGCAGCCATGCAAAGAAAAGCAAAAAGGGAACAAGAAATTTCTGGAAATCAGAATGGACAAATGTCTCTTTTTGAACATATTCAGGACTTAAGAAAGCATGCTCTATATGGTACTTTATGGCTTCTTGCTTTTTCAGGACTTGCTTTTTTATTCATGGAGCGCGTCATCTTTTTTTTGAAACGCCCCTATACAGCCTTTCTTCAACACGCTGAAAGCATGGGCATAAAAGAAAACTTATCCTCGATTGGAATTTTTGAAGTTATGACCATGAATTTTAAAATTTGTTTTATGGTTGGATTTGTTTTGAGCCTGCCATTTCTAGTGAGAGAGTTATGGAGATTTGTATCGCCTGCTCTATACGCCAAAGAAAAAAGACTGGCTCGCTTAGCTTTAATATCAAGTATAATATTATTTTATGTGGGTATGTGCTTCGGTTTTTTTCTTATTATACCCTATTTTTTTCAGGAGGCCTTGAGTTGGAGCAGCAAATACGCCTCAATCATGATCACTTATGACAGTTACTTTAACTCACTTATCACCCTAATGCTTATTTTTGCAGCTGTTTTTGAAGTACCCGTTGTACTCTCGCTGCTTGGATTGGCTGGTATTGTCTCGTCAAAATCACTTATAAATAATAGAAAAATTGCATTTCTTGCATGTTTTATCTTAGGTGCTATATTGTCTCCTCCCGAAGTGATAAGTCAGTGTCTTGTCGCCTTACCTATGTATATTATGGTGGAAATCTCTATTTTTATTATTAAAAAAATAGAGAAGAATCGAAACCAAAATAGCATTACCCAAACTTCATAATATAATTACACTATCATATTTTTCTATGATTTTAAGGAAGAAGTTCAATAATATTGATATTAAATTAAAATAATTTAAAAAAATTGGCTAGAAAGTTGACAAGATTATTTCATTCACCTATCTTCCAGAAACTAAGTTATTTGTCCCTTTTATTTTTAGGTTTGTTCAAAGCCATAGATAGTATATTTTCTCTCAAAAGGAGTTTTTTGTGAAAAGAAAAGTATTACGCACTCTGACTGTATCCGCCCTTTCTCTTGTTGGCAGCACTGCATTTGCGCAAGAAGCTACCGCTGAAAATGAAGGCGAAAAAGTAGCAATGGACACTGGTGTTTCAACAGGCTCTTCTCTTATCTCTCAAGAGCAAATCGATGCCCTTAAAAAAGAAGTTCTTAAAAAAGATCCTACAGAAAACGCTGTTAAAGCCTATGGTCTCATTCAATTAAATGCAAACCTCGTAGACACTACCCGCAGTGGTACTGTTGACTTTTCAGCTGCAAAAGTACGTTTTGGTATTCTAGCCACTGGCGGAATTGCATCTGGTCAGTTCGAAGTTCAGTTTAACGGTAATCAACAAAGAGATTTAGCTGTTACTTCTGGTACTAATCAAACTGCAAAATCCCAAGGTGATGGCGCGGTCACTATCCGCCGCGCTCAGTTAAACCTCGACGTGCTTAACATTAAAAGT is a genomic window containing:
- a CDS encoding metal ABC transporter permease; this translates as MPPTLLNFIQTFEFEFAQIALAATMLITLMCGCLSPVVVLKQRAYLGDTLSHLVFPGVIAGIVLAKFSCIPFWACILLGASLTAFIGTFISEWILKTLKIPPDASAIICLTSFFAMGIIAISSNKGTRIDPESILFGDVLTLTINDLYILTLSLIVVFISIITLRKHWDAWLTDPEFAEIAGFKVKLLDKLFPFLMTFAILSGIFAVGGLMISALLTLPTIIFQPKSVFSPIVVLISFIGGILGILIAFSFNWPVGPSIVLVGFITILTKTFVVHLQTKKRI
- the tatC gene encoding twin-arginine translocase subunit TatC, whose protein sequence is MAGSGFKPFQYISSAFNAAMQRKAKREQEISGNQNGQMSLFEHIQDLRKHALYGTLWLLAFSGLAFLFMERVIFFLKRPYTAFLQHAESMGIKENLSSIGIFEVMTMNFKICFMVGFVLSLPFLVRELWRFVSPALYAKEKRLARLALISSIILFYVGMCFGFFLIIPYFFQEALSWSSKYASIMITYDSYFNSLITLMLIFAAVFEVPVVLSLLGLAGIVSSKSLINNRKIAFLACFILGAILSPPEVISQCLVALPMYIMVEISIFIIKKIEKNRNQNSITQTS
- a CDS encoding metal ABC transporter ATP-binding protein; amino-acid sequence: MSYLSWENLAVGYPNKHPLIHPFSGEVNQPGIYAVVGQNGCGKSTLLKTWLGLIKPLRGKVCINNMPIPNAHDISQGIAYVPQFHAVNRYFHLTVQDFVKQGFGPHHNLMESDIEKILNTLTEWQLAGYEKRSFHELSGGQKTRAMIARAIISKPKMLFLDEPLASLDSCCQLQLMDTLFELSKEKKVCIFMIDHHFENFESYISGKITFTRRHDQETSVVFI
- the polA gene encoding DNA polymerase I, whose protein sequence is MEQQTQRLFIIDGMSLLFRSFYAMGSRLTSPDGKPIGAVYGFLKVFIKILREQNPTHFAVCWDLKEKTFRHEVFPQYKANRGETPPDIIPQIILIQNLLKEIGLPSFAIPGFEADDVAATLAKYFEHYGEVYLVTSDKDYMQIINDKIKLFSLKKGDEYDIVNVDKVIDYFGVPPEQVIEVLALTGDAVDNIPGVKGIGDKTAAKLIQEYKSIENVYDNLDKITNKRAKVSLENSKEEALLSRYLVTINTEVPINVSELSLRYTFDSFKSNKLAKEKFEALRMHSLVKNLFSEKKQETIQTNLFHEETKTELKENSLQKIIEKSTSNKDHNNWETHKYHLVKTKNELNGLFQKITNPNCEFFSFDTETTGLDILEDTPIGMSFCFEAGAAYYVAAHNTHLHGGTLLGSEVDLPEYTVKDVVEGLKTAFSKRTALLVAHNLKFDLHQLKNIGVEIGQAPACCTMVSAWLCNPAEGGFSLDFLTLKHFDFQKIPTSALIGKETGRSSMLDVPLNDLSLYACEDADATYRLWHKYKDKLKENSDLQKIYYDIEMPILLLLTEMERNGVHINSEYLGGLAAEIQTTIMEIEKEIYEKVGFPFKLTSPKQLGDILFDHLKIHEKIGFKGKLARTTQGYKTDAKVLEQFEEDPVVARIQQHRELSKLLTTYVLVLPKLIKKSTGRVHTHFNQIGTATGRLSSSDPNMQNIPVRSDWGKKVRAAFNSSSTKKFNIISADYSQIELRVLAHLSEDKNMLAAFQAGADIHRQTAAQILGKNPDQVSAEERSKAKAINFGIIYGMGSQRLAKEQKISLADAKKFIEKYFENFAGVKKYLDSQRVKAHSTGQVSTYFGRIRPIPAILSKNPLEAKLAENMAINSPIQGTAADIMKLGMLAVHKEITKRQLKTKIVLQVHDELVLDGPTEEYSEIKKIVKDAMENAVQFKVPMLVEVGHGDNWLEAK
- the lysS gene encoding lysine--tRNA ligase; amino-acid sequence: MSDNIFELKKTKFLEQRENNNLADSYNKTHTIEQVAALKEGSKNVSTAGRIVAMRTMGKILFAHIYDFSGKVQICVRKTEETPEVFENFVANVSIGDFIGAEGEMFVTKTGELTLRVGSWKLLNKCLRTLPEKYHGIEDIETRYRQRYLDIIMNQDSRDVFKKRFEIVKTIRRYLEDSGYVEVETPILQTTPSGALARPFFTHHNALDIECVMRIACETYLKRCIGAGMDKVFEFARSFRNEGVSATHLQDFTMLEFYASYWNAETMRTFVEGMMRNLIEKIFGSVKVTLSGNDIDFSGKWPVIEYSDLVKKDSGIDITKYTSRESLAEQIKAKNIRLDDDIESLSWANMVDSLYKKVSRPKLIQPCFLIKYPVEMAPLARRNSKDSNYVDFFQFLVNGVELVKAYSELVDPLDQRERFEEQMQAREHGDDEAMPIDEEYLTAMEHGFPPIAGVGIGIDRLTMILCGCENIKDTILFPLLRPQTQGQEEKAQEKPVD
- a CDS encoding metal ABC transporter substrate-binding protein, translated to MKNVARKFISLIALSLTPACFANTTQHTIKVQTSLPYIMELAKEVSCDSKSFDIRTIIDLGVDPHTFHMTPKNRIDLAKSDAVIYIGADLETWLLKIRKNKNDTKKQVWLELSNGMNLKKLDDDKETTHSHTHSDGEEHHHEHNHLEYDPHIWQSPELTKVALNKIAATFISMKPNEKSAIEKCTQNYMQKIDQAVLTLKKDIQNLPEDKRVIATNHDALGYFAEAFGFKILSITGLSDEAAPTPEELKKIIVKIKNQNVKAIFLESTGNMRNIKTVAHETGVEIGGELYTDSLGAKGSHADTIISMWQTNVKTILNALKS